The DNA window TACTGAAACTGGAAAGCGGAGCGAGGTAGCGGGGCGGAGAAACGAGCGCGAGCGGGGAATGgaaaaacagcagggctactacgaaactccaagttcgtatcgtgccgtccctctcgctctcgtataaatagcataagtgtcagagggaccgcacgacaccaacttcgagtttcgtagtagccctgcagtccgCAACTCCGGTCCGCATTACCCCGTCGCTGTCAGCGTGCAGCCTAACTTAGGGGAATagggtaagtaaataaaaaaaaaagcttattaaccctttaaccgccattgtctgaattataagacaaaaattatccagctcatttcgccgcagtcttataattaagacaaaatgccatatagtttcggtgtaggtTTCGATACGGGCACatacgaatgaaaacgtattggcggttaaaaggttaaaaaaagtatCGCTTTACAAATTGaattgagattggtttttggagtctttttgtttttattttcaactttctTACTTACgtacttttacagtcatcccgtgaaatccaacgaaaatacaactgaaacatggatacatacatacatataatcacgcctctttcccgtaggggtaggcagagaccactggCAGagaacatggatgcacagaaaaaacccagaaaaagagaccagcgctgggaatagaacccaggtcctcagcattccgtgctgcgtgccatacccctacaccaacACTGGACAGAATTGAAGAAATCGATTTGAATCaatcattcatttatttgtaaaggaaaaaaaatctcacctttaaagtacaaattcaTGGGcgatattacattacatttaaaattcaccacgagctttacggtgcaggaagacatcgtgaggaaacccgcgcaacctgcgaagctattcaatagtgtgtgtaaaGTACCCAACCCGCGCTGGGCCGGCGTGGGAACACTCCTCATTTTAACTAACTCAAGTTCTCCCACTCTCCCAGATGTCTAGCGAAAATTTTACCACACGCTATTATACTGGTGTCTAGACTATGCTAAATAAAATTTTTAACTGTTTGTACaactatgtttttatttattgtaaactcgtttattattataacagatCTTACTTACGTATAAGCTAATGTGaagctttttttttggttttgctatcaatttatgttttaattcttGTATAAAATTGTCGAAAGGTATGGCAAAGCCAACAAGACGAAATATACTTCATCTTTTTCTGATACGTCATttcattattactttttttattattattcgattggatggaaacgagcaagtgaatCTCAtaatagtaagagatcaccaccgcccatagacacctgcaacaccagggggattgccaacctagaagcctaagatgggatacctcaagtgccagtaatttcaccggctgtattACTCtccaacagtgcaagcactgctgcttcacggcaggattagcgagcaagatggtggtagcaatccgtacggaccttgcacaaggtcctaccacctgcaaaactatcTTGCTGACGTCATTATTATTATCGCCtcatgacataatttatctggtctcgttggctttgctttgAACAGTGAGAAAgaactaaagtgtaaagatctTTAACCGCAACTACATTGACAAACATCTAAACCACAAATCTACTCGAACAATGTAATTTCTGGCTCCAATGATTCATAATAACCCCTGTGTGTTCGCACGTGCATAGTCAACGCATATTTACGCGTGAACCGTTTGTCACACATATTGCAGCCATATGCTTTCTCACCCGTGTGCGTCCCCATATGCCGAGTCAGCGGACCCCGCAGGGTAAACCGTTTGTTGCACACTTCACAACTATAAGGTTTTTCACCCGTGTGCGTTCGTATGTGTCTAGTTAACGCAGTTTTATCTATAAACCGTTTCTCACACATATGGCAACCATgtggtttctcgcctgtgtgaattCTAACATGCATAGTCAAATGCACTTTTTGTGTAAATTGTTTGTTACACACGTTGCAACTATACGATTTCTCGCCTGTGTGCAATCGTTGATGTTTGGTTAACGTTGATTTATGTCTGAACTGTTGATTACACACATCGCAACTGAACGGTTTTGCACCTGTGTGTATTTGTTTGTGGCTAGACAACGCCCAATTATTTATGAACCGTTTGTCACATATTTCACACTTCAATTGTTTTTCACCTTTGTGAGTTAGGTTATGTTTATTCAATGTCGATTTATGCTTAAATTTACCGTTACATATATCGCAACTGAAGGGTTTCGCTGTCGAGTGTATAATTATGTGCTTAGTCAACATTGATTTACCAGCAAACTTTTTTTGACATATATCGCAACTATACGGTTTCTCATCTGTATGTAATCGCTTGTGCACGGTCAACCGCGCTTTATGTATAAACCGTTTGCTACAAATGTCACACCTGTATGGTTTCTGacctgtgtgtgtttgtatatgaCTAATCAATGTCGATTTATGCCTAAACTTTTTATTACACATATCACAACTATATGGTTTCAAGCTATTGTGTATTCTTACATGACTGTTTAacaatgatttatttaaaaactgctTTTTACATATATTACAACTATagggtttctcgcctgtgtgaattCTTACATGATTGATTAAATGCCATTCTCGGGTTAACTGTTTGCCACATACATGACAACTATATGGTGCACTTCCTGAAGGTGCATCACTGTGATTGCTGAAGCCGGATTCTTCATTGGCTGTGCTGCCTTCTGTACAACAGTGCACTGACTCTATGTTGGACGGATCTGGACTTAACTCACGATTAAGGCTCATGTGTAAAGACTTGTTTGTATGCTGATCTTTTACTGGATGTTGGTCATCTTTGACAAAAGAAGTCTTAAGCGTGCGCTGCTGCTTGGTGGTGCTAATGCAGTGAGATGCATCCCCATGGCAGGTGTGCATGCACTCTGCTGCGGCATCAGCTTCACCTGCCGGCTTTGGCCTATATGGACCCTCTTCTGTTGTGCTCAGAGCATCTGCAAAAAAGTATTAGGTATGTAAAATTGttctattaataaattaataaatcctTTAATTTTAATCTGGATAGCTGAGTAGATGTATTGTCAGTGTATACAATGTTCTTTTGAGACTATGTTATAGTAAGcagataaaatttaattaagattggttttttggaatctttttgtattttttatttcaattccaaatttttacttttacggtcatcccgtaaaacctaaattgaaaattttcaaaatttaattaatttttatgacATTCATGTATAATTGGCTAGTTACGAAACATTGTCtcactttaataaaataaataaatattatgggacacttgacaccattgacctagtcccaaactaagcaaagcttgtactatgggtactaggcaacagataaacatacttatatagataaatacatacttaaatacatattaaacaatcaagacctgagaacaaacacttgtattattcatacaaatatgtgccccggccggggattgaacctgggacctccagctttgtagtcaggttctataaccacttagccatctggtcatcaaaataaatcataataaattaatcttttatctataaacaagcaattcttgtatatatatttatttctttcgagGATTTCAGCAAcagctctaacgatttcgatgaaatttggtatgtaagggtTTTCAGACCTcaatcaatctagcttggtcttatctctgagaaacGCGAGTTTTAACCCGCGCAAGtatcgcccaggtactaaatcTATgattatcttttgaaaaagggtAACTCCGGTCAAATTAAGCGCAGTCCTACTGGGTCCGCCTTAAGCAAAGGGGGTCCCATGTGCCACATATAACTtaacactaacctaacctaaccaatgtAGTCGGGACCTTTGCTTTAGTCCAAGCCAAATAGCACTTACTTGGCATAGAAAAGGCAACATCAGGCTGTGGCGGCAGAAACACAACTATAAATTCGTCTTTGACTTTGTGGTTGGTGTAGGAGTCTTCTGTCTCGGCTGCTTCGTTCACGTTGGACTCGGCCCATTTGGGCTCCTCCTTCACAGGATCGCACTCCACGGTCTCCCTGCATAACGATGCCTGTCCCACATTGTCAGATTccatttaaattagttttatgtgTTTTACGATGTTAGATTTTCCAACAATTCGTCGCGAGATTGTTTACTGTTATTTTTCAAGGTATTACTGggaaaatagtaaaatagtatGCAGGATGGTTTGATTTAaccaaaacaaattttaaaatcacaataaaatatacgaataaaattattttccacCTATAATATCCTCTTCAAATAAGAAAGAAGTGTCACtcactaaaataaaatgtcaagtCAAAAAGTCAAGTCAAATGTCGAATCGAAACCATAAACAtcacagcattttttttaaacattataaatactGCCAAACATTACTGCGTTGTATAATGAATAGACACCTGTTTTATCTGAACtgaacagcgccatctatgaagGAGTAGCAAAAGCTACGAAGCTTTTTTCctgacatttttttcatttggtGAGTCCCAAGTGTAGTTTCAACTTTTtgcttacaataaaaatatttaaacggCTTCTAAAACTCGTCggccaattttgataaaattaacctcttcaccgccccagtcatctcagtcgtgacagccaatggaatggcgtacagagcacgcaCTACGTTTGTCTTGTGGAGGTGAAGAGGTTAAATGGACTCAATCTGGAAGTTTatcctttcaaataaaagaacgATTGCTGTGCCACAAATGAACAACGAAGCGATCCTACCTACACAAATTCAGTTTTTACTTTCGTGACACGAAACCCATAAATGACGAACTATTGTTTTGATGTCctttaacctcctaacgcccaagtcaaatttttgatttatgaacatcaaactttacaTCATTTATGCTAGAGTTTTGTTCAAATTACAagaagtcctttataaaggactgggCTTTAGGAGGTTAAAACAgccacttaattttatttatttctaccgGACAAAATCAAAGCCAGGAAAAGGTAAACCTAGTGTAAAAGAAAACTTAGTACAAAACATCtgtattttattcattattacTGAGTATTTTACATTTCTAATCGCGCTTATAAAATGTTGCACATCATTTTGTTGGTTTATTATTACAGCAGCAGGAGTATATTTCCGCTATGCTAACGGACTAAGACAACGTTTTAACATATGTAGTTCTCACAAAAGT is part of the Choristoneura fumiferana chromosome 26, NRCan_CFum_1, whole genome shotgun sequence genome and encodes:
- the LOC141442645 gene encoding uncharacterized protein; translated protein: MESDNVGQASLCRETVECDPVKEEPKWAESNVNEAAETEDSYTNHKVKDEFIVVFLPPQPDVAFSMPNALSTTEEGPYRPKPAGEADAAAECMHTCHGDASHCISTTKQQRTLKTSFVKDDQHPVKDQHTNKSLHMSLNRELSPDPSNIESVHCCTEGSTANEESGFSNHSDAPSGSAPYSCHVCGKQLTREWHLINHVRIHTGEKPYSCNICKKQFLNKSLLNSHVRIHNSLKPYSCDMCNKKFRHKSTLISHIQTHTGQKPYRCDICSKRFIHKARLTVHKRLHTDEKPYSCDICQKKFAGKSMLTKHIIIHSTAKPFSCDICNGKFKHKSTLNKHNLTHKGEKQLKCEICDKRFINNWALSSHKQIHTGAKPFSCDVCNQQFRHKSTLTKHQRLHTGEKSYSCNVCNKQFTQKVHLTMHVRIHTGEKPHGCHMCEKRFIDKTALTRHIRTHTGEKPYSCEVCNKRFTLRGPLTRHMGTHTGEKAYGCNMCDKRFTRKYALTMHVRTHRGYYESLEPEITLFE